The nucleotide window TCTTGCCAGATGGCAATGCCTTCGCCAAAATAGTCTGGCGATAGGTCTCGCTGCAACAAAACCTCGCCTGTTTCCAGGTTGGTCTGGCGAATGGACGAACGGCCGTACAGCCCGGTTCCTTCGTATAAAATGCCATCCAGATAGACCAGCCCTTGCGTAAAAGCAGCCGGATCATGCGGATAGACGTTGATGATTTCGTAGGTGTAAATGGGTGGATCAATCGGCAAGACGGCCGTTTGCAGCGCTGCTGGCGTGGGTGTGGCTGCCGGGGATGGGCTGGGAAAGGCCGTCGGCCCAGCCGGCGCGTCTTGTCCGCAGGCCGCCAACACCCCCAACAGCAAACAGAGGTTTAGCCAATAACGAAGAGTAGACATAAGTCAGCCTATATTTCCTAAGGGTTCATATGTTTTTAACCTGGTGAGATTGGACCAATCTCCAAGATTGGTCCAATCTAAAAAACAGGAAGTTATTCTTAGACGATTACTTAAAACAGTTCAACTTCTCTTCCCTCTGTGTTCTCCGTGCCTGAATATGTGGATTTATGCTTGCACGGCCGTTATCGCCCGTTCTTGCAGCGTCTGGCGGACTTTGTGTATGTCGGTGGGAATAGCCCGACGGGCGCCATAGTAACAAAGACCGGCAGGGATGGCGAACAGTTGGAAGAGGGATAGTCCCCAGGCGTAATTGTCTGGCGGGGAAACCCACTGTGTCAGGTAGGCCAGCAGCAGGCTGGTTAGGGCGATGCTCGCCGCATTGCTCACGGCGCCAGCCACTTTGGTCATGCCAATCACTGTGCCGCGATGTTCCGGCAAATTAACCTCGGTGATCAACGCCGCCCAATTGGGGCCATTGATTGCCAGCAAAGCCATGGCCACAAAAGCGAACAAAAACAGCGCCAATATTTCGCCATCGGTAACCAGAGCTACCACAACAGACCAGGCTAACTGCCACACAGAGCCGTCGGCCGCCAGTTGGAGGTTCTGAATGGGCATAAAAAAGGTGATGATGAAAAAAGGCACTGCCCCAATTGTGCCGATCATCGCCAGTTTGGCCCGGCCGTGTGGATCCCACCTCTGCCAACGGTCGCCCAGATGTCCGGCGACGATGCCAAAAAACAGGCCGCTGCTAAACAAAATGACCAGCCAGTTGCCCACGATGGTCGCCACTTCCAGCGAGTAACCCAGGCTTTCTATGCGGGCAATGGCCCAGCGTGGAACCCAGACGGTGGAGCCAAAAGCCAGCGTAGCAAACACATGTTGCAGCGTCAGCCAGATATTGGCCCGCCGGCCGAAAATATGGCGCAAGTCCGATCTGGTAATGCGGTACTCATATGTTTGTCCGGTTGCAAACAGCTTTTGCAATTCTGGCTCGGCCTGGCCGCGGCGCGGCTCTTGCACAAACAAGTATAAGAAGGCGAACAAAAATCCAAGGGCGGCGATGAACCAAAAGGGGTAGCGCCAGTTGAATGCGCCCATCGTACCGGCCAGGATTGCCCCCAATGCCGCGCCCAGCGATTGGGAAATGCCCCACAAACTTAACGCCAGACCACGCCGCTGCGCCGGAATAACATCGCTGATCACGCTGAAGCCAACCGAGGCGATGCTGCCCACACCAACGGCCGTGATCATCTGGCTGAGCACAAATTGGGCGAAGGTCGCCGCCAACCCGGTCAGCACCATGGCGCTTCCCCACATCAACGTGCCCGCCAACAGCAGCCGGCGCCGATTGCTGCGGTCGCCGCGGTAGCCCCAAAACACAGCCGACGCCCCGGCAATGAGAATGTAAACGGCCGTCACCACCCCCAATGCCGCTTCGTTCGCCTGGAATTCGCGGGCGATGATGGCGTACAGAGGCGGCAAAATACCGGCAGCCGCGTTGTCCAGCGAGGCCAGGCCGATAAACACCACAAATGTAAAGGCGGCTGAATTACGCAAACTACCAGAACCGCCGGCCGATCAGGAAACCGACGACAGCCATGCCGATCATGGCGCTGGCGCAGGGCAGCACAGCGCTGCCGGCGCTTCCGACGTCGTCCAGAGGTGCGGCCGTCGCTGCCGCCGTTGGCTCAGCGCTGCTGTCCAGGGCGCTGATGGTCGCCGCGCCCGCCGGGACCACAGACGTAGCCGTCGCGGCCACAGCCGCAGCACCCAATGGGTTGGTCGTCGGCTCGATGGTTGGCGGCACGGCGGTTGGCGGCACAGCCGTTGGCGTTGTTGACGGCGTGGGCGGTTGGGTGGCGGTGGGTGGCAGCGGCGTGGCGGTGGATGTGGGGCAGCCGGGCACGGCCGTTGGCTGCCATATCGCGCCGGGCGTTGGCGTCTGGCCATTGATGGGGGGCGCGTCTACGATGGGCACATCGCCGGTGTAGCCCTGCACCAGCACCACTTCGTTAGACACCCAGGCGGTTTGTCCATTCGCCAGAGTGATTAGCCACCAGGTGGCACTGCCGGCGCGCCCCACAATCGGCCGTACCTCCCGCGAGAGCAGGTCGCCAATAGCGGCATAATCGGTTCCGGGGCCGGAACGTACTCGCGTGCTGCCGCGTGTCTGAATAGTTGGTGGTGTGCCGCAGGCGACGGCCGTCGGCAAGAAGCCGCCAACCGGCGAGGCAGCCAGCGTCGCCGCGATGGGGGTGTTTGTGGCGGTGACTGCCGGGGGATTGGTCGGCACGGCCGTCGCGCCAGGCGGTGGGTCGG belongs to Candidatus Leptovillus gracilis and includes:
- a CDS encoding MFS transporter, which codes for MRNSAAFTFVVFIGLASLDNAAAGILPPLYAIIAREFQANEAALGVVTAVYILIAGASAVFWGYRGDRSNRRRLLLAGTLMWGSAMVLTGLAATFAQFVLSQMITAVGVGSIASVGFSVISDVIPAQRRGLALSLWGISQSLGAALGAILAGTMGAFNWRYPFWFIAALGFLFAFLYLFVQEPRRGQAEPELQKLFATGQTYEYRITRSDLRHIFGRRANIWLTLQHVFATLAFGSTVWVPRWAIARIESLGYSLEVATIVGNWLVILFSSGLFFGIVAGHLGDRWQRWDPHGRAKLAMIGTIGAVPFFIITFFMPIQNLQLAADGSVWQLAWSVVVALVTDGEILALFLFAFVAMALLAINGPNWAALITEVNLPEHRGTVIGMTKVAGAVSNAASIALTSLLLAYLTQWVSPPDNYAWGLSLFQLFAIPAGLCYYGARRAIPTDIHKVRQTLQERAITAVQA
- a CDS encoding SH3 domain-containing protein, which gives rise to MSRRFLIFILLTGLGLTVLYAPRPNAPRAASLPNFTIPTRTPIPPPTAVPTDPPPPPPTDPPPGATAVPTNPPAVTATNTPIAATLAASPVGGFLPTAVACGTPPTIQTRGSTRVRSGPGTDYAAIGDLLSREVRPIVGRAGSATWWLITLANGQTAWVSNEVVLVQGYTGDVPIVDAPPINGQTPTPGAIWQPTAVPGCPTSTATPLPPTATQPPTPSTTPTAVPPTAVPPTIEPTTNPLGAAAVAATATSVVPAGAATISALDSSAEPTAAATAAPLDDVGSAGSAVLPCASAMIGMAVVGFLIGRRFW